One window from the genome of Pelagicoccus enzymogenes encodes:
- the tnpB gene encoding IS66 family insertion sequence element accessory protein TnpB (TnpB, as the term is used for proteins encoded by IS66 family insertion elements, is considered an accessory protein, since TnpC, encoded by a neighboring gene, is a DDE family transposase.), protein MLSFSSAVRIFLAVEPVDMRKSFDGLYAVAANQLKENPLQGGMFVFSNRRRNRLKILFFDGTGLWVLAKRLEKGGFTWPRPSDAASGKLRLKSEALSMLLGGIDLKDGMAKAWYER, encoded by the coding sequence ATGCTGAGCTTTTCCTCCGCGGTTCGCATCTTCCTGGCGGTCGAGCCGGTGGACATGCGAAAGAGCTTCGACGGGCTCTACGCCGTCGCCGCCAACCAGCTCAAGGAAAACCCGCTGCAGGGCGGGATGTTCGTCTTCTCCAACAGGAGGCGCAACCGCCTGAAGATACTCTTCTTCGACGGCACCGGGCTTTGGGTGCTGGCCAAGCGTCTGGAGAAGGGCGGCTTCACCTGGCCCAGGCCCAGCGACGCCGCCAGCGGAAAGCTGCGGCTCAAGAGCGAGGCCTTGTCGATGCTGCTCGGCGGCATAGACCTCAAGGACGGGATGGCCAAGGCCTGGTACGAACGCTGA